From Skermanella sp. TT6, a single genomic window includes:
- a CDS encoding MarR family winged helix-turn-helix transcriptional regulator has product MPDTARPQVLKRPRARDTRQPKLALGLLPDLVGYNLRKAQIAVFQNFQSAVAPHDITPGQFGVLILICENQGLSQSELGTAVGIDRSTMVAVIDRLESRGWVVRAPSPNDRRSYALELSAEGAALVEELIPRVRAHERAMVKDLSKGEQAVLIDLLTRIARTG; this is encoded by the coding sequence TTGCCTGACACCGCGAGACCACAAGTCCTGAAGCGTCCGCGCGCCCGGGATACCCGCCAGCCGAAGCTTGCCCTCGGTCTGCTGCCCGATCTGGTCGGCTACAATCTGCGCAAGGCCCAGATCGCCGTGTTCCAGAATTTCCAGAGCGCGGTGGCCCCCCACGACATCACGCCGGGGCAGTTCGGCGTCCTGATCCTGATCTGCGAGAACCAGGGCCTCAGCCAGTCCGAGCTGGGCACCGCGGTCGGGATCGACCGCTCGACCATGGTCGCCGTGATCGACCGCCTGGAAAGCCGCGGCTGGGTCGTGCGCGCGCCCTCGCCCAACGACCGCCGGTCCTATGCGCTGGAACTCAGCGCGGAAGGCGCCGCCCTGGTGGAGGAGCTGATCCCCCGGGTCCGGGCCCACGAGCGCGCCATGGTCAAGGACCTGAGCAAGGGGGAGCAGGCCGTCCTGATCGACCTGCTGACCAGGATCGCCCGGACCGGCTGA
- a CDS encoding gamma-glutamyl-gamma-aminobutyrate hydrolase family protein codes for MSAASKPLPLVGIPACIRPLGHHPFHIAGDKYIRAVSDGAGALPMVIPALGGSLDPEELVARLDGLLVTGSPSNVEPARYGGPASVAGTLHDPERDATTLPLIRAAIAAAVPVLAICRGIQELNVALGGTLHQRVQELPGRLDHRADDSRPVEEQYAKVHPVRLTPGGVLAGILDDGAGNGAGTGEIRVNSIHAQAIDRLADGLSIEAVAPDGIIEAVSVTGAAAFALAVQWHPEWRFRECPDSTALFRAFGAACANRARRAERPRA; via the coding sequence ATGTCCGCGGCTTCCAAGCCCCTTCCGCTCGTCGGCATTCCCGCCTGCATCCGTCCGCTGGGGCACCATCCGTTCCATATCGCCGGAGACAAGTATATCCGCGCGGTCTCCGACGGTGCCGGGGCGCTGCCGATGGTAATTCCGGCGCTGGGCGGCTCGCTCGACCCGGAGGAACTGGTGGCCCGGCTCGACGGGCTGCTGGTCACGGGAAGCCCGTCGAACGTGGAACCCGCGCGGTACGGCGGGCCGGCCAGCGTCGCCGGCACCCTGCACGATCCGGAACGGGACGCCACCACCCTGCCGCTGATCCGCGCGGCGATCGCGGCGGCGGTGCCGGTGCTGGCGATCTGCCGCGGCATCCAGGAGCTGAACGTGGCGCTGGGCGGCACCCTGCACCAGCGGGTCCAGGAACTGCCGGGCCGCCTCGACCACCGTGCCGACGATTCCCGGCCGGTGGAGGAGCAGTACGCCAAGGTCCACCCGGTGCGCCTGACTCCCGGCGGGGTGTTGGCGGGCATCCTGGACGACGGGGCGGGCAACGGAGCGGGAACCGGGGAAATCCGCGTCAACTCGATCCATGCCCAGGCGATCGACCGCCTCGCCGACGGGCTGAGCATCGAGGCCGTGGCGCCCGATGGGATCATCGAGGCGGTCAGCGTGACCGGGGCCGCCGCCTTCGCGCTGGCGGTCCAGTGGCACCCGGAATGGCGCTTCCGGGAATGCCCGGACAGCACCGCCCTGTTCCGGGCCTTCGGCGCGGCTTGCGCGAACCGCGCCCGGAGGGCGGAGCGTCCGCGGGCCTGA
- a CDS encoding flagellar basal body rod protein FlgC, with amino-acid sequence MGIALSGAAVETRRIDASASNIANARTTGRLGEAGAAGGARSPYAPVAATQGDVRGPEGQGAGVRGGVKPLSTPVVAEYDPSSPDADAKGMVGVPNVDAGGEFGQQILGSRAYSANLSVVRATGDMTRDLLRMQA; translated from the coding sequence ATGGGAATCGCGCTTTCGGGCGCGGCGGTCGAAACCCGGCGGATCGACGCGAGCGCGTCGAACATCGCCAACGCGCGCACCACCGGCAGGCTTGGGGAAGCCGGAGCGGCGGGCGGGGCGCGGTCGCCCTACGCGCCGGTCGCCGCGACCCAGGGCGACGTGCGCGGCCCGGAGGGGCAGGGGGCCGGTGTCCGGGGCGGGGTGAAGCCCCTGTCGACGCCGGTCGTCGCCGAGTACGACCCCTCGTCGCCGGACGCCGACGCCAAGGGCATGGTCGGCGTCCCCAACGTCGATGCCGGCGGGGAGTTCGGCCAGCAGATCCTGGGCTCGCGCGCCTACTCCGCCAACCTGTCCGTGGTCCGCGCGACCGGCGACATGACCCGCGACCTGCTGAGGATGCAGGCCTAG
- a CDS encoding stimulus-sensing domain-containing protein — MPDDGVASRVRPPVPAGRHSGSPSRADPAEARRRDGGDRTQPRRYRRTLSPLTLRILAVNVLALAILVGGLLYLGRYQDRLIESELEALRTEARIFAGAIGEAAVTRGGDETNELSHDLARQMVRRLVETTDTRTRLFDPSGTLVADSRVLIGPGGVVQIEELPPPVQGGPITRFAIDLYDDIVNALPSRDKFPVFREGPVQVADKYADVVRALAGDVSASVWTTHDHGMMLTVAVPVQRFKQVLGAVMLSRGGAQIDAAIRSVRLDILKVFAVALAVTVLLSFYLAGTIARPIRKLAVAADHVRRGHGRHHEIPDFSRRGDEIGDLSGALRDMTAALWMRMDAIESFAADVAHEIKNPLTSLRSAVETVARVRDPDQQRRLMSIIEDDIQRMDRLISDISNASRLDAELSRAEAEPVDIGRMLRMLADIHQTTAAERSAPRVLLELPPAGDLTVPGLEGRLVQVFQNVIANAVSFSPPGGTVTVRAAVVRASPEGERVEVTVEDDGPGIPDGKLEAIFDRFYTERPAGEKFGTHSGLGLSISKQIVDAHGGEIFARNRRDGLDEVRGAVFTVRLPRA, encoded by the coding sequence ATGCCTGACGACGGCGTGGCCTCCCGGGTGCGGCCGCCGGTCCCGGCCGGCCGGCACTCCGGCTCCCCGTCCCGGGCCGACCCGGCGGAGGCCCGCCGGCGCGACGGGGGCGACCGGACCCAGCCGCGCCGGTACCGGCGGACCCTGTCGCCGCTGACGCTGCGCATCCTGGCGGTCAACGTGCTGGCGCTCGCCATCCTGGTCGGCGGGCTGCTCTATCTCGGCCGCTACCAGGACCGGCTGATCGAAAGCGAATTGGAAGCGCTGCGCACCGAGGCCCGGATCTTCGCCGGCGCCATCGGCGAAGCCGCGGTCACCCGCGGCGGCGACGAGACCAACGAACTGTCGCACGACCTGGCGCGCCAGATGGTCCGCCGGCTGGTCGAGACGACCGATACCCGCACCCGGCTGTTCGACCCGTCGGGGACGCTGGTGGCCGACAGCCGCGTGCTGATCGGCCCCGGCGGAGTCGTGCAGATCGAGGAACTGCCGCCGCCGGTCCAGGGCGGCCCGATCACCCGCTTCGCGATCGACCTGTACGACGACATCGTCAACGCGCTGCCGTCCCGCGACAAGTTCCCGGTGTTCCGCGAGGGACCGGTCCAGGTCGCGGACAAGTACGCCGACGTCGTCCGGGCGCTGGCCGGCGACGTGAGCGCCAGCGTCTGGACCACCCACGACCACGGCATGATGCTGACCGTCGCGGTGCCCGTGCAACGGTTCAAGCAGGTGCTTGGCGCGGTCATGCTGTCGCGCGGCGGCGCCCAGATCGACGCGGCGATCCGCTCGGTCCGCCTGGACATCCTCAAGGTGTTCGCGGTGGCGCTGGCGGTCACGGTGCTGCTGTCCTTCTATCTCGCCGGCACCATAGCCCGGCCGATCCGCAAGCTGGCGGTGGCTGCCGACCATGTCCGGCGCGGCCACGGCCGACATCACGAGATCCCGGACTTCAGCCGCCGCGGCGACGAGATCGGGGACCTGTCGGGGGCGCTGCGCGACATGACGGCGGCGCTGTGGATGCGGATGGACGCGATCGAGAGCTTCGCCGCCGACGTCGCCCACGAGATCAAGAACCCGCTGACCAGCCTGCGGAGCGCGGTCGAGACCGTGGCGCGGGTGCGCGATCCGGACCAGCAGCGCCGGCTGATGTCGATCATCGAGGACGACATCCAGCGCATGGACCGGCTGATCAGCGACATCTCCAACGCGTCCCGCCTGGACGCAGAGCTGAGCCGGGCCGAGGCGGAGCCGGTGGATATCGGCCGCATGCTGCGCATGCTCGCGGACATCCACCAGACCACGGCGGCGGAGCGCTCGGCTCCCCGCGTCCTGCTGGAGCTTCCGCCGGCCGGCGACCTGACGGTGCCCGGACTGGAAGGACGGCTGGTGCAGGTGTTCCAGAACGTGATCGCCAACGCCGTCTCCTTCTCGCCGCCGGGCGGCACGGTGACGGTCCGGGCGGCCGTGGTCCGGGCATCGCCGGAAGGGGAGCGGGTCGAGGTCACGGTGGAGGACGACGGCCCCGGCATCCCGGACGGCAAGCTGGAGGCGATCTTCGACCGGTTCTATACCGAGCGGCCGGCGGGCGAGAAGTTCGGCACCCATTCCGGCCTGGGTCTCAGCATCTCCAAGCAGATCGTCGATGCCCACGGCGGCGAGATCTTCGCGCGCAACCGCCGCGACGGGCTGGACGAGGTCCGCGGCGCGGTCTTCACGGTGCGCCTGCCGCGCGCCTGA
- a CDS encoding response regulator transcription factor, giving the protein MPQTIALVDDDRNILTSVSIALEAEGFEVRTYTDGDEALRGLTAKPVDLAVLDIKMPRMDGMELLSRLRQVSGLPVIFLTSKDDEVDEVLGLRMGADDYIKKPFSQRLLIERIRALLRREQMRRDKSAGGEPSTVIVRGDLVLDPARHACTWKGQPIELTVTEFLLVKALAVRPGHVKSRDQLMDAAYGEHIYVDDRTIDSHIKRLRKKFKAIDGDFGQIETLYGVGYRYRDA; this is encoded by the coding sequence TTGCCGCAAACTATCGCGCTGGTTGACGACGACCGCAACATCCTGACGTCGGTGTCGATCGCGCTGGAAGCAGAGGGCTTCGAGGTCCGGACATATACGGACGGCGACGAGGCGCTGCGGGGCCTGACCGCCAAGCCGGTCGACCTCGCCGTGCTCGACATCAAGATGCCCCGCATGGACGGCATGGAGCTTCTGTCGCGCCTGCGCCAGGTCAGCGGGCTGCCGGTCATCTTCCTGACCTCCAAGGACGACGAGGTCGACGAGGTGCTGGGCCTGCGCATGGGCGCCGACGACTACATCAAGAAGCCGTTCAGCCAGCGCCTGCTGATCGAGCGCATCCGGGCGCTGCTGCGCCGGGAGCAGATGCGCCGGGACAAGTCGGCGGGCGGCGAGCCCAGCACGGTGATCGTGCGCGGCGACCTGGTGCTCGACCCGGCGCGCCACGCCTGCACCTGGAAAGGCCAGCCGATCGAGCTGACGGTCACGGAATTCCTGCTGGTCAAGGCCCTGGCCGTCCGCCCCGGGCACGTCAAGAGCCGCGACCAGTTGATGGATGCCGCCTATGGCGAGCATATCTACGTGGACGACCGCACGATCGACAGCCACATCAAGCGGCTTCGCAAGAAGTTCAAGGCGATCGACGGCGATTTCGGGCAGATCGAGACCCTGTACGGCGTCGGCTACCGATACCGCGATGCCTGA
- a CDS encoding HugZ family protein, with the protein MNTSTGPGPAPDPAPGTGPDVAAAARRVMRATGRAALSTAQRDAAGWPYPSLVLAALDHDASPLLFLSDLADHTANIKMDPRVGLLFDGTAGLDEPLAGSRVSVLGRAERSDDPRHRVRFLARHESASLYAGFGDFAIYRIAVERAHLVAGFGRIRWIAGDDLLFRLPDIETLALRDADIVEHMNEDHADAVELYATVLLGREGGGWKLTGIDPDGCDLRLGGRTARMDFGRTVFDAEGARRELVDLVRRARRIRGETQA; encoded by the coding sequence ATGAATACCAGCACCGGACCGGGCCCGGCCCCGGACCCCGCCCCCGGAACCGGTCCGGACGTCGCCGCGGCGGCCCGCCGCGTGATGCGCGCGACCGGCCGCGCCGCCCTGTCCACCGCCCAGCGCGACGCGGCCGGCTGGCCCTATCCGTCGCTGGTGCTCGCGGCGCTCGACCACGACGCGTCTCCCCTGCTTTTCCTCTCAGATCTGGCGGACCACACCGCGAACATCAAGATGGATCCGCGCGTCGGCCTGCTTTTCGACGGGACCGCCGGCCTGGACGAGCCGCTGGCGGGTTCCAGGGTCTCGGTGCTGGGCCGGGCGGAGCGCAGCGACGACCCGCGTCATCGTGTCCGTTTCCTGGCGCGGCACGAAAGCGCATCCTTGTACGCCGGATTCGGTGATTTCGCGATCTACCGGATCGCGGTCGAGCGCGCCCACCTCGTGGCGGGTTTCGGCCGGATCCGCTGGATCGCGGGCGACGACCTGCTTTTTCGTCTCCCAGATATCGAGACACTGGCGCTGCGGGACGCGGATATCGTAGAGCATATGAACGAGGACCATGCCGACGCGGTCGAGCTGTACGCGACCGTGCTGCTGGGCCGGGAAGGCGGCGGCTGGAAGCTGACCGGCATCGACCCCGACGGATGCGACCTGCGCCTGGGGGGTCGGACCGCCCGGATGGATTTCGGCCGCACGGTGTTCGATGCCGAGGGCGCCCGGCGGGAACTCGTGGATCTGGTCCGGCGGGCGCGCCGGATTCGAGGGGAAACGCAGGCCTGA
- a CDS encoding phosphoenolpyruvate carboxykinase, producing the protein MTVKQFGPTISSNGLDYLGLSGLKAAHWNYSAAGLYEQALVRGEATLAKGGPLVAITGQHTGRSPNDKFIVQEDSTSGDIWWGNVNKPITEEQFDRLHGRVAAYLQGREVFVQDLYAGADPEYRLPVRIVTQHAWHNLFAQNMFIRPSAEDRMHFAPEFTVLQVPDFKAVPERDGTRSDVFILCNFAKRLILVGGTSYAGEIKKGIFSVMNYLLPARGVLPMHCSANIGPQGDTAVFFGLSGTGKTTLSADGSRTLIGDDEHGWSETSVFNFEGGCYAKVIRLSAEAEPEIYATTSRFGTILENVVMDPDTRVLDLDDGRYTENTRASYPLDFIPNVSDTGIGGIPQNIVMLTADAFGVLPPISKLTPDQAMYHFLSGYTARVAGTEKGVTEPQATFSTCFGAPFMPRHPAVYAKLLGDKIAKHGSNVWLVNTGWSGGAYGTGKRMSIGHTRSLIRAALEGNLADAPHRPDPNFGLFIPEACPDVPADVLQPKNTWHDKRAYDETAREVAKRFEANFKQFADEVEPGVRDAGIKAAA; encoded by the coding sequence ATGACCGTGAAGCAATTCGGACCGACCATCAGCAGCAACGGCCTCGACTATCTGGGCCTGTCCGGCCTCAAGGCGGCGCACTGGAACTACAGCGCGGCCGGGCTCTATGAACAGGCGCTGGTGAGGGGCGAGGCGACTCTCGCCAAGGGTGGACCGCTGGTGGCGATCACCGGTCAGCACACGGGCCGTTCGCCCAACGACAAGTTCATCGTGCAGGAGGACTCGACCAGCGGCGACATCTGGTGGGGCAACGTCAACAAGCCGATCACCGAGGAGCAGTTCGACCGGCTGCACGGCCGGGTCGCGGCCTACCTCCAGGGGCGCGAGGTGTTCGTCCAGGACCTCTACGCCGGCGCCGACCCGGAATACCGCCTGCCGGTGCGCATCGTCACCCAGCACGCCTGGCACAACCTGTTCGCCCAGAACATGTTCATCCGCCCGTCCGCCGAGGACCGGATGCATTTCGCGCCGGAGTTCACCGTGCTCCAGGTGCCCGACTTCAAGGCCGTGCCGGAGCGTGACGGCACCCGGTCCGACGTCTTCATCCTGTGCAACTTCGCGAAGCGCCTGATCCTGGTCGGCGGCACCTCCTATGCCGGCGAGATCAAGAAGGGCATCTTCAGCGTCATGAACTACCTGCTGCCGGCCCGCGGCGTGCTCCCCATGCACTGCTCGGCCAATATCGGGCCCCAGGGCGACACGGCGGTGTTCTTCGGCCTGTCCGGCACCGGCAAGACGACCCTGTCCGCCGACGGCAGCCGCACGCTGATCGGCGACGACGAGCACGGCTGGTCCGAGACCTCGGTCTTCAACTTCGAGGGCGGCTGCTACGCCAAGGTGATCCGCCTGAGCGCCGAGGCCGAGCCGGAGATCTACGCCACCACCAGCCGGTTCGGCACGATCCTGGAGAACGTCGTGATGGACCCGGACACCCGGGTGCTCGACCTGGACGACGGCCGCTACACCGAGAACACCCGCGCCTCCTACCCGCTCGACTTCATCCCCAACGTCAGCGACACCGGCATCGGCGGCATCCCGCAGAACATCGTGATGCTGACCGCCGACGCCTTCGGCGTGCTGCCGCCGATCAGCAAGCTGACGCCCGACCAGGCCATGTACCATTTCCTGTCCGGCTACACCGCGCGCGTCGCCGGGACGGAGAAGGGCGTGACCGAGCCGCAGGCCACCTTCTCGACCTGCTTCGGCGCCCCCTTCATGCCGCGCCACCCGGCGGTGTACGCCAAGCTGCTGGGCGACAAGATCGCCAAGCACGGCTCCAACGTCTGGCTGGTCAACACCGGCTGGTCGGGCGGCGCGTACGGCACCGGCAAGCGCATGTCGATCGGCCACACCCGCTCGCTGATCCGCGCGGCGCTGGAGGGCAACCTGGCCGACGCGCCGCACCGGCCCGACCCCAACTTCGGCCTGTTCATCCCCGAAGCCTGCCCGGACGTGCCGGCCGACGTGCTCCAGCCGAAGAACACCTGGCACGACAAGCGCGCGTACGACGAGACCGCCCGCGAAGTCGCCAAGCGCTTCGAAGCGAACTTCAAGCAGTTCGCCGACGAGGTCGAGCCGGGCGTCCGCGACGCCGGGATCAAGGCCGCGGCGTAA
- a CDS encoding ribbon-helix-helix protein, CopG family has translation MALIVIDTNVFVAGLRSAGGAAREVLRRTLQDDAGRMPGAFAMSKLTIRLTDDTAERLEALARSRELSVNGRIEEMSVQALAAWDAERRFRSMAAEGDTTQALSILERLDPRSAE, from the coding sequence ATGGCCTTGATCGTCATCGATACCAACGTCTTCGTTGCCGGATTGCGCTCGGCCGGCGGGGCCGCTCGCGAAGTCTTGCGGCGGACGCTACAAGATGACGCCGGCCGAATGCCTGGAGCTTTTGCCATGAGCAAGCTGACGATCCGATTGACCGACGATACCGCCGAACGGCTCGAGGCGCTGGCCCGCAGCCGTGAACTCAGCGTGAACGGCCGGATCGAGGAGATGAGCGTCCAAGCGCTGGCGGCATGGGACGCGGAACGCCGTTTCAGATCGATGGCGGCCGAAGGAGATACAACGCAGGCCCTGTCGATCCTGGAGCGGCTGGATCCTCGGTCCGCCGAATAG
- the infC gene encoding translation initiation factor IF-3: MSPRPGLTETPGAGFNEGDYSIARPNADSTPSRDGPRVNREINVRSVRLVDAAGEMVGVVSLREALIAAEEAGLDLVEVSPNADPPVCKILDYGKFKYEAQKRANEARKKQKIIEVKEIKMRPNIDDNDYDVKMRSARRFLEEGDKVKVTMRFRGREMAHQDLGMNVLVKVRDDLQEMAKVEQMPKLEGRQMIMVLAPK; this comes from the coding sequence ATGAGCCCCCGCCCGGGACTGACCGAAACGCCGGGTGCCGGTTTCAACGAGGGAGACTATTCCATAGCCAGACCAAATGCCGACTCCACACCGTCCCGTGATGGGCCGCGGGTCAATCGGGAAATCAATGTCCGCTCCGTCCGCCTGGTGGATGCCGCCGGCGAAATGGTCGGGGTCGTTTCGCTCCGCGAGGCGCTGATCGCCGCGGAAGAAGCAGGGCTCGACCTCGTCGAGGTCTCCCCGAATGCGGATCCGCCGGTGTGCAAGATCCTCGACTATGGCAAGTTCAAGTACGAGGCGCAGAAACGGGCCAACGAGGCGCGCAAGAAGCAGAAGATCATCGAGGTTAAGGAAATCAAGATGCGTCCTAACATCGATGACAACGACTATGACGTCAAGATGCGCAGCGCCCGTCGGTTCCTTGAGGAAGGCGACAAGGTGAAGGTCACCATGCGCTTCCGCGGCCGCGAGATGGCTCACCAGGACCTTGGCATGAACGTGCTGGTCAAGGTGCGCGACGATCTCCAGGAAATGGCCAAGGTCGAGCAGATGCCCAAGCTGGAAGGCCGCCAGATGATCATGGTCCTGGCTCCCAAATGA
- the thrS gene encoding threonine--tRNA ligase, which produces MQTAEQIQKVAVTLPDGSVRDYDAPVTGRQIAESIGKRLAKDALAVKVDGNLRDLATRITSDAAVEIVTRDHPDVLGLIRHDAAHVMAEAVQTLYPGTQVTIGPAIANGFYYDFARAEPFTPDDLERIEAKMREIVSRDAPFTCEAWDRDEAIRFFEARGEKYKAEIIRDLPETETITVYRQGEWLDLCRGPHMPSTGRLGQGFKLMKVAGAYWRGDHRNEMLQRIYGTAWRDEKELKAHLHQLEEAEKRDHRRLGREMDLFHLQEEAVGSVFWHDKGYTLWRTLENYVRARLQRSGYVEVKTPQLIDRALWVASGHWEKFREAMFTANADDEKVLALKPMNCPAHVQIYKQGITSYRDLPLRMAEFGSCHRNEPSGSLHGIMRVRAFTQDDAHIFCTPEQITSESIAFCDLLLSVYKDLGFTDVSVKFSDRPETRAGTDEVWDRAEAALREAIEAAGLPYTMNPGEGAFYGPKLEFVLRDAIGRDWQCGTLQVDFVLPERLDAEYVGEDGQRHRPVMLHRAILGSMERFIGMLIEHYAGKFPLWLAPLQAVVATITNEADGYAAEVANELRRAGVRVELDTRNEKINFKVREHSLAKVPLMVVVGKREAEERTVALRRLGGKDQEVLALDAAVNTIVAEARSPLGNLAPESPF; this is translated from the coding sequence ATGCAGACGGCTGAACAGATCCAGAAAGTCGCCGTCACCCTGCCGGACGGCAGCGTGCGCGACTATGATGCCCCGGTGACGGGCCGGCAGATCGCCGAATCGATCGGCAAGCGGCTGGCCAAGGACGCGCTTGCCGTGAAGGTCGACGGCAATCTCCGCGACCTCGCCACCCGCATCACTTCGGACGCCGCCGTCGAGATCGTCACCCGCGACCATCCGGACGTCCTCGGCCTGATCCGGCACGACGCCGCCCATGTCATGGCGGAAGCCGTCCAGACGCTGTATCCCGGCACGCAGGTCACGATCGGCCCGGCGATCGCCAATGGCTTCTATTACGACTTCGCCCGAGCGGAGCCGTTCACGCCCGACGACCTCGAGCGGATCGAGGCGAAGATGCGCGAGATCGTGTCCCGGGACGCGCCCTTCACCTGCGAGGCATGGGACCGGGACGAGGCGATCCGCTTCTTCGAGGCGCGGGGCGAGAAGTACAAGGCCGAGATCATCCGCGACCTGCCGGAGACGGAGACCATCACGGTCTACCGCCAGGGCGAGTGGCTGGACCTGTGCCGCGGGCCGCACATGCCGTCCACCGGCCGGCTCGGCCAGGGATTCAAGCTGATGAAGGTGGCGGGCGCCTACTGGCGCGGCGACCACCGCAACGAGATGCTCCAGCGCATCTACGGCACGGCTTGGCGCGACGAGAAGGAGCTGAAGGCCCACCTGCACCAGCTGGAAGAGGCGGAGAAGCGCGACCACCGGCGGCTCGGCCGGGAGATGGACCTGTTCCACCTCCAGGAGGAGGCGGTCGGCAGCGTCTTCTGGCACGACAAGGGCTATACCCTGTGGCGCACGCTGGAGAACTATGTCCGCGCGCGGCTGCAGCGGTCCGGCTATGTCGAGGTCAAGACGCCGCAGCTGATCGACCGGGCGCTCTGGGTGGCCTCGGGCCACTGGGAGAAGTTCCGCGAGGCGATGTTCACCGCCAACGCCGACGACGAGAAGGTGCTGGCACTGAAGCCGATGAACTGCCCGGCCCATGTCCAGATCTACAAGCAGGGGATCACGAGCTACCGCGACCTGCCGCTCCGCATGGCCGAGTTCGGCTCGTGCCACCGCAACGAGCCGTCGGGCAGCCTGCACGGCATCATGCGGGTGCGCGCCTTCACCCAGGACGACGCGCACATCTTCTGCACGCCGGAGCAGATCACGTCGGAGAGCATCGCCTTCTGCGACCTGCTGCTCAGCGTCTACAAGGACCTGGGCTTCACCGACGTGTCGGTGAAGTTCTCGGACCGCCCGGAGACCCGCGCCGGCACCGACGAGGTGTGGGACCGCGCAGAGGCGGCGCTGCGCGAGGCGATCGAGGCCGCCGGCCTGCCCTATACCATGAACCCCGGCGAGGGCGCCTTCTACGGCCCGAAGCTGGAGTTCGTGCTGCGCGACGCGATCGGCCGCGACTGGCAGTGCGGCACCCTGCAGGTGGACTTCGTCCTGCCGGAGCGGCTGGACGCGGAGTATGTCGGCGAGGACGGCCAGCGGCACCGGCCGGTCATGCTCCACCGGGCCATCCTGGGGTCGATGGAGCGCTTCATCGGCATGCTGATCGAGCACTACGCCGGCAAGTTCCCGCTCTGGCTGGCTCCGCTCCAGGCGGTCGTGGCGACCATCACCAACGAGGCGGACGGGTATGCCGCCGAGGTGGCCAACGAGCTTCGCCGGGCCGGAGTCAGGGTGGAGCTTGACACCCGGAACGAGAAGATCAACTTCAAGGTCCGCGAACACAGCCTCGCGAAGGTGCCCTTGATGGTGGTGGTGGGCAAGCGCGAGGCCGAGGAGCGGACCGTGGCATTGCGCCGTCTGGGCGGCAAGGATCAGGAAGTTCTTGCTCTCGACGCCGCTGTCAATACAATTGTGGCCGAAGCGAGGTCGCCTCTTGGCAATCTCGCGCCGGAATCACCATTCTAA